From Candidatus Cloacimonadota bacterium, a single genomic window includes:
- a CDS encoding ferredoxin — translation MAKTVNIWIDDKHLEVPDTMTIIEAADKHGIYIPRLCYHPDLPPTANCGVCVIELSGSPVPKRACCTPVTEGMKIITNSKKLRAYRKTLVEMILSNHDVVCPTCVANNKCELQTLANNLGVDPEALPSILVKKPVDDSSLSIVRDVNKCIACGRCINVCNETQTVYALTFADRGIDSHIDTAFSLGMANSPCVNCGQCTVYCPTGALRERGEIDEVWDAILDPEKHVIVQEAPSVRVSLGEDFGLPLGSVTPKKMYAALRKIGFDSVMDTNFTADLTILEEGTECVTKLKAGEKRPLITSCSPGWIKFMETYYPDLADCVSTAKSPMSMFGVLSKTYYAQEHGIDPAKIVSVAVMPCTAKKFEARRPELRDSGFQDTDYVLTTRELIRMIKEAGIDFANLPEEEPDEGMSYYTGAGTIFGATGGVMEAAIRSAYFLVTGTELEDVEITAVRGLEGVKEAAVDVPGFGEIRVAVAHGLSNARKVMDQVREGLATKGESPWHFIEIMACPGGCVGGGGQPYGNDIASRARRGLSLYEEDRSLPVRQSHKNPEVVKIYERFLGEPNSPLALKLLHTYYFKRSVSSGQVVEQVTQKHEAH, via the coding sequence ATGGCTAAAACAGTAAATATCTGGATAGATGACAAACATCTGGAAGTTCCGGATACGATGACAATCATCGAAGCCGCCGACAAACACGGGATTTATATCCCCAGGCTGTGTTACCATCCCGATTTGCCGCCCACGGCAAATTGCGGCGTCTGTGTGATTGAACTCTCCGGAAGCCCCGTTCCCAAGCGCGCCTGCTGCACTCCGGTGACCGAAGGGATGAAAATCATTACCAACTCCAAGAAGCTGCGCGCTTACCGCAAAACCCTGGTGGAAATGATCCTTTCCAACCACGACGTGGTTTGCCCCACCTGCGTGGCAAACAACAAATGCGAGCTCCAAACATTGGCAAACAACCTCGGCGTGGATCCCGAAGCCCTGCCAAGCATTCTGGTGAAAAAGCCTGTTGACGACAGCTCCCTCTCCATCGTCCGCGACGTGAACAAATGCATCGCCTGCGGACGCTGCATCAACGTCTGCAACGAAACCCAGACCGTCTATGCCCTCACCTTTGCCGACCGCGGAATCGATTCCCATATTGACACCGCCTTCAGCCTCGGCATGGCCAACAGCCCCTGCGTGAACTGCGGCCAGTGCACGGTCTATTGCCCCACCGGCGCCCTGCGCGAGCGCGGGGAGATTGACGAGGTTTGGGATGCCATCCTCGATCCCGAAAAACACGTGATCGTGCAGGAAGCCCCCTCCGTCCGCGTTTCCCTGGGTGAGGATTTCGGCCTGCCCCTTGGCTCCGTGACCCCCAAGAAAATGTATGCCGCCCTCCGCAAGATAGGCTTCGACAGCGTGATGGACACCAACTTCACCGCCGACCTCACCATCCTTGAGGAAGGCACCGAATGCGTAACCAAGCTCAAAGCCGGCGAAAAACGCCCTCTCATCACCTCCTGCTCACCAGGCTGGATCAAGTTCATGGAAACCTACTATCCCGACCTCGCGGATTGCGTTTCCACCGCCAAATCACCCATGAGCATGTTCGGCGTGCTGTCCAAAACCTACTACGCCCAGGAACACGGCATCGACCCCGCTAAAATTGTCTCTGTGGCCGTGATGCCCTGCACCGCGAAGAAATTCGAGGCCCGGCGCCCCGAACTCCGTGACTCCGGATTCCAGGATACCGACTATGTGCTCACCACCCGTGAACTTATTCGCATGATAAAGGAAGCGGGCATCGATTTCGCCAACCTCCCCGAAGAGGAGCCCGACGAAGGCATGAGCTACTATACCGGCGCCGGCACCATCTTTGGCGCCACCGGCGGCGTGATGGAGGCGGCTATCCGCTCCGCCTATTTCCTTGTCACCGGCACCGAGCTGGAAGACGTTGAAATCACCGCCGTGCGCGGTTTGGAAGGCGTGAAGGAAGCCGCGGTCGATGTTCCCGGCTTCGGCGAAATCCGCGTGGCGGTCGCCCACGGGCTTTCCAACGCCCGCAAGGTAATGGATCAAGTGCGCGAAGGCCTCGCCACCAAAGGCGAATCGCCCTGGCACTTCATCGAAATCATGGCCTGCCCCGGCGGCTGCGTCGGCGGCGGCGGACAGCCCTATGGCAACGACATCGCGTCCCGCGCCCGCAGGGGCCTCTCCCTCTATGAGGAAGACCGCAGCCTCCCTGTGCGTCAGTCCCACAAAAACCCCGAAGTCGTCAAAATCTATGAGCGCTTCCTCGGCGAACCCAACTCCCCCCTCGCCCTCAAGCTGCTCCACACCTACTACTTCAAACGCTCCGTCAGCAGCGGCCAGGTGGTCGAACAGGTCACCCAAAAGCACGAAGCCCACTGA
- the nuoF gene encoding NADH-quinone oxidoreductase subunit NuoF, with the protein MKFYRSHILVGINETSLLAGVENFIVALRAELAKYNLQEEINILETGPLGFFGRGICLSVYPENVSYQDIKAEDIPELVEEHFLKGRPVTRLMLDATGKFTPKLNYQNRIVLRNSGIIDPESIDEYIGAGGYEAWEKALVRMQPMEIVSEVRKSGLQGRGGAGFPTGVKWSFTAPIDAPQKYVVVNADEGEPGTFKDRLIMEGDPHQLLEGVMICARAVGASKAWIYIRGEYKLCIERLQKAIDQCREYGIIGKNIFDSGFDLDIAIKIGAGAYVCGEETALIESLEGNRGNPRWKPPFPGVEGLWKCPTVVNNVETLANVPFIIKEGADAFRAHGTQDSTGTKVYTILGDVAHPGLCEVDMGTTLRTIINDYAGGMKKGFRFKAALVGGAAGVFLPERMLDVNMDYASLKHYAAVLGSGAILVMNEHQSIVDMLWSILRFFRHESCGKCAPCRNGCQQLYRLITKIKKGEGTMEDVDLMVTISETMFSTSFCALGQSPVMVIRSAVEYFKDEFIAITKK; encoded by the coding sequence ATGAAATTCTATCGCAGCCACATCCTTGTGGGCATAAATGAAACCTCGCTACTGGCCGGAGTGGAAAACTTCATCGTAGCCCTCCGCGCCGAACTGGCAAAATACAACCTCCAGGAAGAGATCAACATCCTCGAGACCGGCCCCCTGGGCTTTTTCGGCCGCGGGATTTGCCTCTCCGTCTATCCGGAAAACGTAAGTTACCAAGACATAAAGGCAGAGGACATCCCCGAACTCGTGGAAGAGCATTTCCTCAAGGGACGTCCCGTAACCCGGCTGATGCTGGACGCGACAGGGAAATTCACCCCCAAGCTCAACTACCAAAACCGCATCGTCCTCCGCAATTCCGGCATCATCGATCCTGAAAGCATCGACGAATACATCGGTGCCGGAGGCTACGAAGCCTGGGAAAAGGCCCTCGTCCGGATGCAGCCGATGGAAATCGTCAGCGAAGTGAGAAAATCCGGCCTCCAAGGCCGCGGCGGTGCCGGCTTCCCCACCGGCGTGAAGTGGAGCTTCACTGCCCCCATCGACGCGCCCCAGAAATACGTGGTGGTGAATGCCGACGAAGGCGAACCCGGAACCTTCAAGGACCGCCTGATTATGGAAGGCGACCCCCACCAGTTGCTGGAAGGTGTGATGATTTGCGCCCGCGCGGTGGGAGCCTCCAAAGCCTGGATCTACATCCGCGGCGAATACAAGCTCTGCATCGAGCGCCTCCAGAAAGCCATCGACCAGTGCCGCGAATACGGCATCATCGGAAAAAACATCTTCGACAGCGGATTTGACCTCGACATCGCCATAAAGATCGGCGCCGGGGCCTATGTTTGCGGAGAAGAGACCGCCCTCATCGAATCCCTGGAAGGGAACCGGGGCAACCCGCGCTGGAAACCCCCCTTCCCCGGAGTCGAAGGCCTCTGGAAATGCCCCACCGTGGTTAACAACGTGGAAACCCTGGCCAACGTACCCTTCATCATCAAGGAAGGCGCCGATGCTTTCAGGGCCCACGGCACCCAGGATTCCACAGGAACCAAGGTTTACACCATCCTCGGCGACGTCGCCCATCCAGGCCTCTGCGAAGTTGACATGGGCACCACCCTGCGCACCATCATCAACGATTATGCCGGCGGGATGAAAAAAGGCTTCCGCTTCAAGGCCGCCCTGGTTGGCGGCGCGGCAGGTGTTTTCCTGCCGGAACGGATGCTGGACGTGAACATGGACTATGCCAGCCTCAAGCATTACGCCGCCGTTCTCGGCTCTGGCGCCATCCTCGTGATGAACGAGCATCAGAGCATCGTGGACATGCTGTGGTCGATCCTGCGCTTCTTCCGCCACGAATCCTGCGGAAAATGCGCGCCCTGCCGCAACGGCTGCCAGCAGCTTTACAGGCTGATAACCAAAATCAAGAAGGGCGAAGGGACCATGGAGGATGTCGATCTCATGGTCACCATCTCCGAAACCATGTTCTCCACCAGCTTCTGCGCCCTTGGCCAATCCCCCGTGATGGTGATCCGGAGCGCGGTCGAATACTTCAAAGACGAATTCATAGCGATTACAAAAAAGTAA
- the nuoE gene encoding NADH-quinone oxidoreductase subunit NuoE — protein MYKEICTKYTPDKDNLICILHEIQDTHPQHYISEEAVQTVAEYLDLPPNHIYGVLTFYTMYSTKPRGKNIIRLCESPPCYIKGSENILRKLRELLGVKTGETTKDGVFTLELCACLGVCGNAPVMMVNNDVYGDLTEERVEEIIARIRRGNQ, from the coding sequence ATGTACAAAGAGATTTGCACCAAATACACTCCTGACAAAGACAACCTGATCTGCATCCTGCACGAGATACAGGACACCCATCCCCAGCATTACATCTCCGAAGAGGCGGTGCAGACGGTGGCGGAATATCTGGATCTGCCGCCCAACCACATCTACGGCGTGCTGACCTTCTACACCATGTACAGCACCAAACCCCGGGGAAAGAACATCATCCGCCTCTGCGAATCGCCGCCCTGCTATATCAAAGGCAGCGAAAACATCCTCCGCAAGCTCAGGGAACTCCTCGGCGTCAAAACAGGCGAAACCACCAAAGACGGGGTTTTCACCCTGGAACTCTGCGCCTGCCTCGGAGTTTGCGGAAACGCTCCCGTAATGATGGTAAACAACGATGTTTACGGCGACCTCACCGAAGAACGGGTGGAGGAAATCATCGCCAGGATCAGAAGGGGGAACCAATGA
- a CDS encoding 4Fe-4S binding protein, giving the protein MSLKRIDLLICCGSGCVSAGALKIKERFHEVLADKGIANEVNIIETGCMGPCDYGPVMVVYPEGTFYKHVKVEDVEEIVSEHFVKGRPVQRLMLQEEERLIAAQKEVPFYQKQVKVALANCGYIDPESLEEYIATGGYEALGTVLTQMKPEEAIEVVKKSGLRGRGGGGFPTHIKWRLVHDIKADQKYIICNGDEGDPGAFMDRSLLEGDPHRILEGMMLGAYSIGASKGFFYIRAEYPLAIKRIKQAIAQAKEVGLMGENIFGSDFSFDAEVRTGAGAFVCGEEMALIHSLEGERGNPTPKPPYPAVKGLWEKPTVVNNVETMANLPTIFLKGAEWFSSMGTETSKGTKVFALTGDIQNTGLVEVPMGITLREMIFDVGGGMTDGHKFKAVQLGGPSGGCLTVEHLDVPVDYESLKERGAMMGSGGVIVMNDQKCMVNVAKFFVDFCVDESCGKCPPCRLGLKQMYNILDRITKGQGKESDLDELLRLGETISKLSLCGLGQTAPNPVLSTLRYFREEYEAHIRDKSCPNKVCTDLFHFSIDKDRCIGCSLCSRKCPATCISGSREEKFTINQVDCVKCGNCQDVCPVKAIDRIPGMHPEVVRHAENLAKSEEE; this is encoded by the coding sequence ATGTCTCTGAAAAGAATTGACCTGCTGATCTGCTGCGGCTCCGGCTGTGTGTCTGCAGGCGCTTTGAAAATCAAGGAACGGTTTCACGAAGTTCTGGCGGATAAAGGCATCGCCAACGAAGTGAACATCATCGAAACCGGCTGCATGGGCCCCTGCGACTACGGCCCTGTCATGGTGGTCTATCCCGAAGGCACCTTCTACAAACACGTGAAGGTGGAGGATGTGGAGGAGATCGTATCCGAACATTTTGTGAAAGGCCGTCCAGTCCAGCGCCTGATGCTTCAGGAAGAGGAAAGGCTGATCGCCGCCCAAAAGGAAGTGCCCTTTTACCAGAAGCAAGTCAAGGTCGCCCTTGCCAACTGCGGCTACATCGACCCCGAAAGCCTGGAAGAATACATCGCCACCGGCGGATACGAGGCTTTGGGAACCGTGCTCACCCAGATGAAGCCTGAAGAAGCCATCGAGGTGGTGAAAAAATCCGGCCTCCGCGGACGCGGCGGCGGCGGCTTCCCCACCCACATCAAGTGGAGACTGGTGCACGACATCAAAGCCGACCAGAAGTACATCATCTGCAACGGTGACGAGGGAGACCCCGGCGCCTTCATGGACCGCTCCCTACTGGAAGGCGACCCCCACCGCATCCTGGAAGGGATGATGCTGGGCGCCTATTCCATCGGAGCCTCCAAAGGCTTTTTCTACATCCGCGCGGAATATCCGCTAGCCATCAAACGCATCAAACAGGCAATCGCCCAGGCCAAGGAAGTTGGCCTGATGGGCGAAAACATCTTCGGCTCCGATTTCTCTTTCGACGCCGAAGTCCGCACAGGCGCCGGAGCCTTTGTCTGCGGAGAGGAAATGGCCCTAATCCATTCATTGGAAGGCGAGCGCGGAAACCCCACCCCCAAACCGCCCTACCCGGCAGTGAAGGGACTTTGGGAAAAGCCCACCGTGGTGAACAACGTGGAAACCATGGCCAACCTTCCCACCATCTTCCTCAAAGGCGCGGAATGGTTTTCCTCCATGGGAACCGAGACCAGCAAGGGCACCAAGGTCTTCGCCCTCACCGGCGACATCCAAAACACCGGTCTGGTGGAAGTTCCGATGGGAATCACCCTGCGTGAGATGATCTTTGACGTAGGCGGCGGAATGACCGACGGACACAAGTTCAAAGCCGTCCAGCTCGGAGGCCCTTCCGGAGGCTGCCTCACCGTCGAACACCTCGACGTGCCGGTGGACTATGAAAGCCTCAAGGAACGCGGCGCCATGATGGGTTCCGGCGGAGTCATCGTGATGAACGACCAGAAGTGCATGGTCAACGTGGCCAAGTTCTTCGTGGATTTTTGCGTGGACGAATCCTGCGGAAAATGTCCACCCTGCCGACTCGGCCTCAAGCAGATGTACAACATCCTGGACCGCATCACCAAAGGCCAGGGGAAGGAAAGCGACCTCGACGAACTGCTGCGCCTTGGCGAAACCATCAGCAAGCTCTCGCTCTGCGGGCTTGGCCAGACAGCGCCGAATCCCGTCCTTTCCACCCTCCGCTATTTCCGCGAAGAATATGAAGCCCATATCCGCGACAAATCCTGCCCCAACAAGGTCTGCACAGACCTCTTCCATTTCAGCATCGACAAAGACCGCTGCATCGGCTGCTCGCTCTGCTCACGCAAATGCCCGGCGACCTGCATCAGCGGTTCACGCGAGGAAAAATTCACCATCAACCAAGTGGATTGCGTTAAATGCGGGAACTGCCAGGATGTCTGTCCTGTAAAGGCCATCGACAGGATTCCCGGAATGCACCCCGAAGTGGTCAGGCACGCGGAAAACCTCGCCAAATCAGAAGAAGAATGA
- a CDS encoding (2Fe-2S) ferredoxin domain-containing protein, giving the protein MKTLADLKKIREKAQEEMKLRGGNMRVKIVVGMGTSGIAMGAREVMKTFLEEISNRNLTDVLVTQTGEKGLSSMEPVVDLIEEGKAKVTYGNMNPDKVRKVVVEHIVNGRVVSDYVVATGD; this is encoded by the coding sequence ATGAAAACACTTGCAGACCTGAAAAAAATCCGTGAAAAAGCCCAGGAAGAGATGAAGCTTCGTGGCGGCAACATGCGCGTCAAAATCGTGGTGGGGATGGGAACATCCGGCATCGCGATGGGCGCCCGTGAAGTCATGAAGACCTTTCTGGAAGAGATTTCCAACCGCAACCTCACCGACGTTTTGGTAACCCAGACCGGTGAAAAGGGCCTTTCCTCGATGGAACCGGTCGTTGACCTCATCGAAGAGGGCAAAGCCAAAGTCACCTATGGAAACATGAATCCGGACAAGGTGAGAAAGGTGGTCGTCGAGCACATCGTCAATGGCAGGGTTGTCTCCGATTACGTCGTTGCGACTGGCGACTGA
- a CDS encoding sensor histidine kinase → MQDISLHLLDIIENSVRAKARNVKIRVIKDVGENLLRLIVEDDGSGMDSETLAMAQNPFYTSKAQREKKVGLGIPLFKQNAELSNGSFNMSSQPGFGTVLTVDFGLNHIDRMPLGNLKATLLGAIVGHPEVDFQIILINHDGGKENSFHFETAAIKEELGDIPLTYPDVIEYIDQSLNEGIQNTNMENV, encoded by the coding sequence ATGCAAGACATTTCCCTGCATCTGCTGGACATCATCGAAAACAGCGTCCGGGCCAAGGCCAGAAACGTGAAGATCCGCGTCATCAAAGATGTGGGCGAAAACCTTCTCCGGCTTATCGTTGAGGACGACGGCTCGGGGATGGACAGCGAGACCCTGGCCATGGCCCAAAACCCTTTTTACACCAGCAAGGCGCAGCGAGAAAAGAAAGTGGGGCTGGGCATCCCGCTGTTCAAGCAGAACGCGGAACTCAGCAACGGCTCTTTCAACATGAGCAGCCAGCCCGGCTTCGGAACCGTGCTAACGGTGGATTTCGGGCTCAACCACATCGACCGCATGCCCCTGGGCAATCTCAAAGCCACTTTGCTGGGAGCGATAGTCGGCCATCCGGAAGTGGATTTCCAAATCATCCTCATCAACCACGACGGCGGCAAGGAAAACTCCTTCCACTTTGAAACTGCCGCCATCAAAGAGGAATTGGGCGATATTCCGCTCACCTATCCGGACGTGATTGAGTACATCGACCAATCTTTAAATGAAGGAATACAAAATACAAACATGGAGAATGTCTGA
- a CDS encoding NAD(P)H-dependent oxidoreductase subunit E, translating into MTPATQQDNPLYDRLRAVIAASRGLRNPLIEVLRQAQEIFGYLPVEVQEFISREMNIPANKIYGVVTFYNFFTMIPRGKYTLNLCMGTACFVKGAPRLARMIEEELGVKMGETTADLRFTVSAVRCVGACSLAPVFVIGEETYGRVDTREKVSEILKKYQ; encoded by the coding sequence ATGACTCCCGCTACACAGCAAGACAATCCGCTGTATGACCGGCTGAGAGCCGTCATCGCAGCCAGCCGCGGCCTGCGCAATCCCCTCATCGAGGTTCTGCGCCAGGCTCAGGAGATTTTTGGCTACCTGCCCGTTGAAGTGCAGGAATTCATCTCCCGGGAAATGAACATCCCGGCCAACAAGATCTACGGAGTGGTGACGTTCTACAACTTCTTCACCATGATCCCTCGGGGCAAATACACCCTGAACCTGTGCATGGGCACGGCCTGCTTTGTGAAAGGCGCGCCCCGCCTGGCCCGGATGATCGAAGAGGAACTGGGCGTTAAAATGGGCGAGACGACAGCCGACCTGCGCTTCACCGTGAGCGCGGTTCGCTGCGTTGGAGCCTGCTCGCTGGCTCCGGTCTTCGTGATCGGTGAAGAAACCTACGGCCGGGTGGACACTCGGGAAAAGGTGTCCGAAATACTCAAAAAATATCAATAG
- a CDS encoding PHP domain-containing protein — protein sequence MRWFKADLHIHSVLSPCGGLEMSPREVVARAKSCGIDWMAITDHNSLANCPAYSAVAEREGLAFTWGVEMQTAEEIHLLVYFDDPAAAKSFGGELYASLLPLDNDPEFFGDQVIIDENENILGMELRALMNSSIWDLSTAVEVARNHGGYCVPAHVDATVNSLIGQLGFLPAEPHFELLGLSAKADLARLLSSHPELAGKSWLRSSDAHYLADMGSGFSRVLAGAPKVEELAKAALGLDDRMILV from the coding sequence ATGCGATGGTTCAAGGCGGACCTGCACATCCATTCCGTGCTTTCACCCTGCGGGGGCCTGGAAATGTCGCCCCGGGAAGTCGTTGCGCGGGCCAAGAGTTGCGGGATTGACTGGATGGCCATCACGGACCACAATTCCCTTGCCAACTGCCCTGCTTATTCCGCCGTCGCAGAAAGGGAGGGGCTGGCTTTCACCTGGGGCGTGGAAATGCAGACCGCCGAGGAAATCCATTTGCTGGTCTATTTTGACGACCCGGCGGCGGCCAAATCCTTTGGCGGCGAGCTTTATGCCTCGCTGTTGCCGCTGGACAACGACCCGGAATTTTTTGGTGATCAAGTTATCATTGACGAAAATGAGAACATTTTAGGAATGGAACTTAGAGCGCTGATGAATTCCTCCATTTGGGACCTCAGCACCGCTGTCGAAGTGGCCCGAAACCATGGAGGATACTGCGTTCCGGCCCATGTGGACGCCACGGTCAACAGCCTTATCGGACAACTGGGTTTTTTGCCCGCGGAGCCTCATTTCGAGCTCCTCGGCCTCTCAGCCAAAGCGGACCTAGCGCGTTTGCTCAGCAGCCATCCGGAACTTGCCGGGAAAAGCTGGCTGCGCAGTTCAGACGCGCATTACCTGGCCGATATGGGCTCTGGCTTCAGCCGGGTTCTGGCAGGGGCTCCCAAGGTGGAAGAGCTTGCCAAGGCGGCGTTGGGCCTTGATGACAGGATGATTTTAGTATAA
- a CDS encoding 4Fe-4S dicluster domain-containing protein yields the protein MDKKETQYYHALRILEDNCTGCTACVRVCPTEAIRVRNRKARIDANRCVDCGRCLETCEFHAIIPRSDPLDIIHRFKYKVAVVSTSYFGQFTEDVSYEVAKQAIYELGFDEVQEEAMVTEFMIGMIRDYIRHKRNTRPILSSNCPTVVRLIQLKYPSLLPNLFHLEAPMSILTSYLRDRIKAETGLAEEDIGIFLIVPCPAHVTAVHQPEGAYKHLQDGAFSIGMIYGRVHEHIKKLQNHPPRIQTFPKGLTWALSGVQADLVDCEDIRALSVNGVDNVMEILSRVEDHYLDQYDYIVLRSCTNGCVGGSFNVENPFVAMSRIKKMIKESTNSEADVHELDNLYRAGEFDVVPLTPRSIMELDKDIKTAIFKMKRINEILTSLPGLNCSACGSPTCYALAEDIVQGKATIDDCVVLLKRHSKEEEQE from the coding sequence ATGGATAAAAAGGAAACACAATACTACCACGCGCTCCGGATACTGGAAGACAACTGTACCGGCTGCACCGCCTGCGTGAGGGTTTGCCCCACAGAGGCCATCCGGGTGCGCAACCGCAAGGCGCGAATCGACGCCAACCGCTGCGTTGACTGCGGCAGATGCCTGGAAACATGTGAGTTCCATGCAATCATCCCCCGCAGCGACCCCCTGGACATAATCCACAGGTTCAAGTATAAGGTGGCGGTGGTTTCCACCTCCTATTTCGGGCAGTTCACCGAAGACGTTTCCTATGAAGTGGCCAAGCAGGCCATCTACGAACTGGGCTTTGACGAAGTGCAGGAAGAGGCTATGGTCACGGAATTCATGATCGGCATGATCCGCGACTACATCCGCCACAAACGGAACACGCGGCCGATCCTGAGCAGCAATTGCCCCACCGTGGTGCGGCTAATCCAGCTCAAATACCCCTCGCTGCTGCCAAACCTCTTCCACCTCGAAGCCCCGATGAGCATCCTCACCAGTTACCTGCGCGACAGGATCAAGGCGGAAACCGGCCTGGCAGAAGAGGATATCGGAATTTTCCTCATCGTGCCCTGCCCCGCCCACGTGACCGCCGTGCACCAGCCGGAGGGAGCCTACAAACACCTTCAGGACGGCGCCTTCTCCATCGGCATGATTTACGGCAGGGTGCACGAACACATCAAAAAACTGCAAAATCATCCGCCCCGGATACAAACTTTTCCCAAAGGCCTCACCTGGGCGCTTTCCGGCGTGCAGGCCGATCTGGTTGACTGCGAGGACATCAGGGCGCTTTCCGTGAACGGCGTGGACAACGTGATGGAAATCCTTTCCCGCGTGGAAGACCACTATCTGGACCAATACGACTACATCGTGCTCCGAAGCTGCACCAACGGCTGTGTGGGCGGTTCCTTCAACGTGGAAAACCCCTTCGTGGCGATGAGCCGCATCAAAAAGATGATAAAGGAAAGCACCAACAGCGAGGCAGACGTGCACGAGCTGGACAACCTTTACCGCGCCGGGGAATTCGACGTGGTGCCCCTGACCCCGCGCTCCATCATGGAACTGGACAAAGACATCAAGACAGCCATCTTTAAGATGAAGAGAATAAATGAGATACTCACCTCCCTGCCAGGCCTGAACTGCAGCGCCTGCGGCTCGCCTACCTGCTACGCACTGGCAGAGGACATCGTGCAGGGCAAAGCCACCATCGACGACTGCGTGGTGCTGCTCAAGCGCCACTCCAAAGAAGAAGAACAGGAATGA
- a CDS encoding ATP-binding protein codes for MPDCEAAKSEMAEFWHIHEGFEEAVKKHFAEPPEADVSLDSLIPEKDFNSAGKGSADVKNLLKRLGVNPEILRRVAVAAYEAEINVAAHSSGGAMLSHVYPDLIHMIFQDNGPGIGNIEQAMVPGYSTADDMVREMGFGAGLGLPNIKKNTDALHISSAAGDTTTLEFLIFFRQDG; via the coding sequence ATGCCGGACTGCGAAGCTGCAAAATCTGAGATGGCAGAATTCTGGCATATCCACGAAGGCTTTGAGGAAGCCGTGAAAAAACATTTCGCGGAGCCTCCCGAAGCCGACGTTTCCCTGGATTCGCTGATTCCGGAAAAGGATTTCAACAGCGCCGGAAAAGGTTCGGCAGATGTGAAAAACCTGCTCAAGCGCCTGGGCGTGAACCCGGAAATCCTGCGCCGGGTGGCCGTTGCGGCCTATGAAGCCGAAATCAACGTTGCGGCACACTCATCGGGCGGGGCGATGCTAAGCCACGTCTATCCGGACCTCATCCACATGATCTTCCAGGACAACGGGCCGGGGATTGGAAACATCGAACAGGCGATGGTTCCGGGCTATTCAACCGCGGACGACATGGTCCGGGAAATGGGATTCGGAGCTGGGCTGGGCCTGCCAAACATCAAAAAGAACACCGACGCGCTGCATATTAGTTCGGCAGCCGGCGACACCACAACGCTGGAGTTTTTGATCTTTTTCAGGCAAGATGGATAA
- a CDS encoding transcriptional regulator, with the protein MTLKDIVQLLDAEVLTPEADLDVEVPCAFSSDLISDILMCTKEPTLLLTGLTNNQVIRLSDMIDIVGIVFVRGKRPLDEVIEMARERNLPLFCSNLTMYRSSGLLFNAGLRSCKI; encoded by the coding sequence ATGACATTAAAGGATATCGTACAGCTCCTCGACGCGGAAGTGCTGACCCCCGAAGCCGATTTGGATGTGGAGGTGCCCTGCGCCTTCTCGTCCGACCTTATCAGCGACATACTTATGTGCACCAAAGAACCGACCCTGCTTTTGACCGGCCTTACCAACAACCAAGTCATCAGGCTTTCGGACATGATCGACATCGTGGGCATCGTGTTCGTGCGCGGCAAACGCCCCCTGGACGAAGTAATAGAGATGGCCAGGGAACGCAACCTGCCTCTATTCTGCAGCAACCTAACCATGTACCGTTCCAGCGGGTTGCTGTTCAATGCCGGACTGCGAAGCTGCAAAATCTGA